A region of the Bdellovibrionota bacterium genome:
TATTCCAGGTGTCCTCCGAGCGGGATCCCCATCGCGATGCGGCTGGTCGCGATCCCTTTCTCTTTAAGAAGCTTGGCCAGGTAGATCGCCGTAGCTTCCCCC
Encoded here:
- a CDS encoding recombination protein RecR, coding for GEATAIYLAKLLKEKGIATSRIAMGIPLGGHLEYADTVTLGRSIMERRQFSAT